The Myxococcaceae bacterium JPH2 genome has a window encoding:
- the kdsB gene encoding 3-deoxy-manno-octulosonate cytidylyltransferase codes for MPAPRTVAVIPARYASTRFPGKPLARIAGVPMIEHVWNRCREANAFDEVYVATDDARIRDVVEGFGGRAVMTSPDCATGTDRVAEVARQRPDVDVWVNVQGDEPLVDPAALKLLAGLFTDDTVKMGTLVRPLEADEVDSPNVVKAVLSRSDDALYFSRAAIPFAREPGTLVNRWGHIGLYGYRRDVLLRLATLPPTPLEETEKLEQLRALEHGIPIRCARVAWRTVAVDVPEDVARVEAVIRARGE; via the coding sequence ATGCCCGCGCCCCGCACCGTCGCCGTCATCCCTGCCCGCTATGCCAGCACGCGCTTCCCAGGCAAGCCGCTCGCCCGCATCGCCGGGGTCCCGATGATCGAGCACGTCTGGAATCGCTGTCGGGAAGCGAACGCCTTCGACGAGGTCTACGTGGCCACGGACGACGCGCGCATCCGCGACGTGGTGGAGGGCTTCGGGGGTCGCGCGGTGATGACGAGCCCGGACTGCGCCACGGGAACAGACCGAGTGGCCGAGGTCGCGCGCCAGCGACCGGACGTGGACGTCTGGGTGAACGTGCAGGGCGACGAGCCGCTCGTGGATCCAGCCGCGCTCAAGCTGCTCGCGGGACTCTTCACCGACGACACCGTGAAGATGGGCACGCTGGTGCGGCCACTCGAAGCAGACGAGGTGGACAGCCCCAACGTGGTGAAGGCGGTGCTGTCACGCAGCGATGACGCGCTGTACTTCAGCCGCGCCGCCATCCCGTTCGCGCGCGAGCCGGGCACGCTCGTGAATCGCTGGGGGCACATCGGCCTGTATGGCTACCGTCGTGACGTGCTGCTGCGGCTCGCCACGCTGCCGCCCACGCCACTGGAAGAGACGGAGAAGCTGGAGCAGTTGCGCGCACTGGAGCACGGCATCCCCATCCGTTGTGCGCGCGTGGCGTGGCGCACGGTGGCGGTGGATGTCCCCGAGGACGTGGCACGCGTCGAGGCAGTCATCCGAGCACGGGGGGAATAG
- a CDS encoding HAD-IIIA family hydrolase, which produces MLTHAPSKPGMDELTSLASRVRLLVFDVDGVLTDGGLYYGHDGEALKRFDVKDGHALVMARLVGLPAAILTARTSRIVEARGRELGFAAVYQGRKEKGLALLELLEELKVPAEDCAYMGDDLNDLDPMSHVGLAACPADAVAEVRQEAHFVSQSGGGRGAARELVELCLRASGRWNNAVGLMRRSDKRRMKAG; this is translated from the coding sequence ATGTTGACGCACGCGCCATCCAAGCCAGGCATGGACGAGTTGACGTCGCTTGCGTCGCGCGTGCGCCTGTTGGTGTTCGACGTCGACGGTGTGCTCACCGACGGTGGTTTGTATTACGGACATGACGGAGAGGCGCTCAAGCGCTTCGACGTGAAGGATGGCCATGCGCTCGTCATGGCCCGGCTGGTGGGGTTGCCCGCCGCCATCCTCACCGCGAGAACGTCACGCATCGTCGAAGCGCGGGGCCGAGAATTGGGCTTCGCCGCCGTGTATCAGGGCCGCAAGGAGAAGGGCCTCGCGCTGTTGGAGTTGCTCGAGGAACTCAAGGTCCCCGCGGAGGACTGCGCCTATATGGGCGATGACCTCAACGACCTGGACCCAATGTCACACGTGGGGTTGGCCGCATGCCCTGCGGATGCAGTAGCGGAAGTGCGGCAGGAAGCTCACTTCGTTTCCCAGAGTGGGGGCGGAAGGGGGGCCGCTCGTGAACTCGTCGAACTCTGCCTTCGCGCAAGTGGCCGCTGGAACAACGCCGTGGGTCTGATGAGAAGATCTGATAAACGCAGGATGAAGGCGGGTTGA
- a CDS encoding CTP synthase produces the protein MRSKKTKFIFVTGGVVSSLGKGLASASIGALLENRGLTITLIKLDPYINVDPGTMSPFQHGEVFVTEDGGETDMDLGHYERFTNARMSRLNNFTSGRIYNAVITKERRGEYLGKTVQVIPHITDEIKASIRQASQDADVVIVEVGGTVGDIESLPFLEAIRQMRYDVGSQNTVYMHLTLLPYIGAAGEVKTKPTQHSVMKLREIGIQPDFLLCRTDREISRELKDKIAMFCNVDNGNVFTSPDVRSIYELPLELHRQGLDDRLAEILNIWSRAPHLQHWETITRKIYEPARGEVCIGIVGKYVNLTESYKSLNEALLHGGIANDVKVKLRFVDSQDVEVEGPEKLLAGVDAVLVPGGFGVRGTEGKIAAVRYAREKKIPFFGICLGLQMAVVEFTRNVLGLKDANSLEFNEHTPHPVVTLMESQVKVQDKGGTMRLGSYDCALKSGSLAHQLYAADLIQERHRHRYEVNNTYRPKLQDAGLVISGHNPELNLVEMIELGDHPYFVGCQFHPEFKSKPFAPHPLFSGFIGAALKHRDAAQGRSAPVRA, from the coding sequence ATGCGCTCCAAGAAAACCAAGTTCATTTTCGTGACGGGCGGCGTGGTCAGCTCGCTCGGGAAGGGGCTCGCCTCGGCATCCATTGGCGCCCTGCTCGAGAACCGTGGGCTGACCATTACCCTCATCAAGCTGGATCCATACATCAACGTGGATCCCGGAACGATGAGCCCGTTCCAGCACGGTGAAGTCTTCGTCACGGAGGACGGTGGCGAGACCGACATGGACTTGGGCCACTACGAGCGTTTCACCAACGCGCGGATGAGCCGGCTCAACAACTTCACCTCCGGCCGCATCTACAACGCCGTCATCACCAAGGAGCGCCGCGGCGAGTACTTGGGCAAGACGGTGCAGGTGATTCCGCACATCACCGATGAGATCAAGGCCAGCATCCGCCAGGCCTCGCAGGACGCGGACGTGGTCATCGTCGAGGTCGGCGGAACGGTGGGCGACATCGAGTCGCTGCCCTTCCTCGAGGCCATCCGCCAGATGCGCTACGACGTGGGCAGCCAGAACACGGTCTACATGCACCTGACGCTGCTGCCGTACATCGGCGCGGCCGGCGAGGTGAAGACCAAGCCCACGCAGCACTCGGTGATGAAGCTGCGCGAGATTGGCATTCAGCCGGACTTCCTCCTGTGCCGCACGGACCGGGAGATTTCGCGCGAGCTGAAGGACAAGATCGCCATGTTCTGCAACGTGGACAACGGCAACGTGTTCACCTCGCCGGACGTGCGCAGCATCTACGAGCTGCCGCTGGAGCTGCACCGCCAGGGCCTGGATGACCGGCTCGCGGAGATCCTCAACATCTGGAGCCGCGCCCCGCACCTGCAGCACTGGGAGACCATCACCCGGAAGATCTACGAGCCCGCGCGCGGCGAGGTCTGCATCGGCATCGTGGGCAAGTACGTGAACCTCACGGAGAGCTACAAGAGCCTCAACGAGGCGCTCTTGCACGGCGGCATCGCCAACGACGTGAAGGTGAAGCTGCGCTTCGTGGACAGCCAGGACGTGGAGGTCGAGGGTCCTGAGAAGCTGCTCGCAGGCGTGGACGCGGTGCTCGTGCCCGGCGGCTTCGGCGTGCGCGGCACCGAGGGGAAGATCGCCGCCGTGCGCTACGCGCGCGAGAAGAAGATTCCGTTCTTCGGCATCTGCCTCGGCCTCCAGATGGCCGTGGTCGAGTTCACGCGCAACGTGCTCGGCCTGAAGGACGCCAACAGCCTGGAGTTCAACGAGCACACCCCGCACCCCGTCGTGACGCTGATGGAGAGCCAGGTGAAGGTGCAGGACAAGGGCGGCACCATGCGCCTGGGCAGCTACGACTGCGCGCTGAAGTCCGGCAGCCTGGCGCACCAGCTCTACGCCGCGGACCTCATCCAGGAGCGCCACCGTCATCGCTACGAGGTGAACAACACCTACCGCCCGAAGCTCCAGGACGCGGGCCTCGTCATCTCCGGTCACAACCCCGAGCTGAACCTCGTGGAGATGATTGAGCTCGGGGACCACCCGTACTTCGTCGGCTGCCAGTTCCATCCCGAGTTCAAGAGCAAGCCCTTCGCTCCCCACCCCCTCTTCTCCGGCTTCATTGGCGCCGCGCTCAAGCACCGAGACGCCGCCCAGGGTCGCTCGGCTCCGGTGCGCGCGTGA
- a CDS encoding CPXCG motif-containing cysteine-rich protein: MQPFAEGDLQMCPYCGEDVEVEVDVLGASAESYVEDCPVCCRPWVVQVTRGEDGAAVTLRREDD, translated from the coding sequence ATGCAACCCTTCGCGGAAGGTGACCTCCAGATGTGCCCGTACTGCGGCGAGGACGTGGAAGTCGAAGTGGACGTCCTGGGCGCGAGCGCGGAGTCCTATGTCGAGGACTGTCCGGTGTGCTGCCGACCCTGGGTCGTCCAGGTGACACGCGGCGAGGACGGCGCCGCGGTGACGCTGCGCCGCGAGGACGACTGA
- a CDS encoding response regulator: MASGTMQSEGSTAMTDQLYTTHDISRLLQVDPSTVSKWIDRGILMAFRTPGGHRRVRSADLRTFLITHQMPVPEELGSGTVRLLVVDDERQVLDAIKRAFKPYANQVELQTTTSGVEALLLVSEQKPHGMIIDLNMPDIDGLEVCRRIRARKQMEGVRLITMTSAHSPDVVEASKQAGAVACLAKPVDVAQVLELFRVPLALNVRK; encoded by the coding sequence ATGGCTAGTGGAACGATGCAATCCGAGGGGAGTACGGCGATGACGGACCAGCTCTACACGACGCACGACATCAGTCGTTTGCTTCAGGTGGACCCGTCGACGGTGAGCAAGTGGATCGATCGGGGCATCCTGATGGCCTTCCGCACGCCGGGCGGTCACCGGCGCGTGCGCTCGGCGGACCTGCGCACGTTCCTCATCACCCACCAGATGCCGGTGCCGGAGGAGCTGGGCAGCGGCACCGTTCGGCTCCTGGTGGTGGACGATGAGCGGCAGGTGCTGGACGCCATCAAGCGCGCGTTCAAGCCCTACGCCAACCAGGTCGAGCTGCAGACGACGACGAGCGGCGTGGAAGCGCTCCTGCTCGTGTCCGAGCAGAAGCCGCATGGGATGATCATCGACCTGAACATGCCGGACATCGATGGCCTGGAAGTCTGCCGTCGCATCCGCGCCCGCAAGCAGATGGAGGGCGTGCGGCTCATCACCATGACGAGCGCGCACTCGCCTGACGTCGTGGAGGCCTCGAAGCAGGCCGGCGCGGTGGCGTGTCTGGCCAAGCCGGTGGACGTGGCCCAGGTGCTCGAGCTGTTCCGGGTGCCGCTTGCGCTCAACGTCCGCAAGTAA
- a CDS encoding Hsp20/alpha crystallin family protein, translated as MQTYRHPFNAAVTLPLMRDFDLLFRELASPRANDARELTPAADILEAEAGVTIRVDLPGHDAKSIQVKVENDVLTVRSERKAEPGESGVTVRRQERASGVYSRSFGLPDTVDSTRVEARYENGVLTLTLPRSEATKPRVVEVKVQG; from the coding sequence ATGCAGACCTATCGCCATCCGTTCAACGCCGCTGTCACCTTGCCGCTCATGCGCGACTTCGACCTGCTCTTCCGCGAGCTGGCCTCGCCGCGCGCCAACGACGCGCGCGAACTCACTCCCGCCGCGGACATCCTCGAGGCCGAGGCGGGCGTCACCATCCGCGTGGACCTGCCGGGCCACGACGCGAAGTCCATCCAGGTGAAGGTGGAGAACGACGTCCTCACCGTGCGCTCCGAGCGCAAGGCCGAGCCCGGGGAGTCGGGCGTCACCGTGCGCCGCCAGGAGCGCGCATCGGGGGTGTACAGCCGTTCCTTCGGGCTGCCGGATACCGTCGACAGCACTCGCGTGGAGGCCCGCTACGAGAACGGCGTCCTCACGCTGACCCTGCCTCGGAGTGAGGCAACCAAGCCTCGCGTCGTCGAGGTCAAGGTCCAGGGTTGA
- a CDS encoding general secretion pathway protein GspE, with protein sequence MAPPSRNRIGDILVKARVIDELQFRSALASLDQWGGRLARTVADLGLATEDVITEAICQGLGMPRVSLGNLTKDAGALARVDVALAEQKGVFPVSLKDNGKTLVLAMSDPTDLATLDQVAARARARIVPMVAGDREIETAILRHYRNQEPSVSTRFNPTRRKDADTTTSDEDEFKVVDMSGNTVVKRISDITPPAAASAPRAAAPAEKPAPANSSAADILDEILAGGTPANEWTEENLQRLQTVQQNQEKSSKILRALLELLIEKGQLQQRELATRMRL encoded by the coding sequence ATGGCGCCTCCTTCCCGCAATCGCATCGGTGACATCCTCGTCAAGGCTCGCGTCATCGATGAGCTTCAGTTCCGCAGCGCGCTGGCTTCGCTGGACCAGTGGGGCGGGCGCCTGGCTCGCACCGTCGCGGACCTGGGCCTCGCCACCGAGGACGTCATCACCGAGGCCATCTGCCAGGGACTCGGCATGCCGCGGGTGAGCCTGGGAAACCTCACCAAGGACGCGGGTGCGCTCGCGCGCGTGGACGTCGCCCTGGCGGAGCAGAAGGGCGTCTTCCCGGTGTCCCTCAAGGACAACGGCAAGACGCTGGTGCTCGCGATGTCGGACCCCACGGACCTGGCCACGTTGGATCAGGTGGCTGCGCGCGCCCGTGCACGCATCGTCCCCATGGTGGCGGGCGACCGCGAAATCGAGACCGCCATCCTGCGCCACTATCGCAACCAGGAGCCCTCGGTCAGCACGCGCTTCAATCCCACGCGGCGCAAGGACGCCGACACCACGACCAGCGATGAGGACGAGTTCAAGGTCGTGGACATGAGTGGCAACACCGTCGTCAAACGCATCTCCGACATCACCCCCCCCGCGGCGGCGAGCGCCCCCCGGGCCGCGGCGCCCGCGGAGAAGCCCGCACCCGCCAACTCCAGCGCGGCGGACATCCTGGATGAGATTCTCGCGGGGGGGACGCCGGCCAACGAGTGGACGGAGGAGAACCTGCAACGGCTCCAGACGGTGCAGCAGAATCAGGAGAAGAGTTCCAAGATTCTCCGCGCGCTGCTGGAGCTGCTCATCGAGAAGGGACAGCTGCAGCAGCGCGAGCTGGCCACGCGCATGCGGCTGTAG
- the serB gene encoding phosphoserine phosphatase SerB — protein sequence MTSRASDCVLVTVTGKDHPSITARLTGILAETGAELLDLEQVVVQGRLTLCLLIRLPEARDALKELLLAARELGAELDFQVAEPPRAADVDDGPPRYVVTAVGRALGAPEVHALTTELAGQGARLDRVVRLSDAQLGSVEFHIALPREREPEALKRALLALSMRSTSFDVALQRESLYRRAKRMVVMDMDSTLIRIEVIDELARAYGVHAQVSAITERAMHGELDYDESLRQRVAMLAGLDSAVLRELAANLPLTEGAETLIRVLKRLGYRTAVISGGFSVAAEALRARLGIDFAYSNVLEERDGKLTGRTLGPIVNAQRKAELLETLARQEGILLEQVIAVGDGANDLRMLERAGLGIAFRAKPRLREAADTSISAGGLDSILYLLGLTARELREVG from the coding sequence ATGACCTCGCGCGCGTCCGACTGCGTCCTCGTCACCGTCACCGGGAAGGACCATCCCAGCATCACCGCCCGGCTCACGGGCATCCTCGCCGAGACGGGCGCGGAGCTGCTCGACCTGGAGCAGGTGGTGGTGCAGGGACGGCTGACCCTCTGCCTGCTCATCCGCCTCCCCGAGGCGAGGGACGCGCTGAAGGAGCTGTTGCTCGCGGCGCGAGAGCTGGGCGCCGAGCTGGACTTCCAGGTGGCGGAGCCGCCGCGCGCCGCGGATGTCGATGACGGCCCCCCGCGCTACGTCGTCACCGCGGTGGGGCGTGCGTTGGGCGCGCCCGAGGTGCACGCATTGACCACGGAGCTGGCGGGGCAGGGCGCGCGCCTGGACCGCGTGGTGCGCCTGAGTGACGCGCAGCTCGGCTCGGTGGAGTTCCACATCGCGCTGCCTCGCGAGCGTGAGCCCGAGGCGCTCAAGCGCGCGCTCCTGGCGCTGTCCATGCGCAGCACCTCGTTCGACGTGGCCTTGCAGCGCGAGAGCCTCTACCGGCGCGCCAAGCGGATGGTGGTGATGGACATGGACTCCACGCTCATCCGCATCGAGGTCATCGACGAGCTGGCGCGCGCGTACGGTGTCCACGCGCAGGTGTCCGCCATCACCGAGCGCGCCATGCACGGCGAACTCGACTACGACGAGTCGCTGCGTCAGCGCGTGGCGATGCTCGCGGGGCTCGACTCGGCGGTGCTGAGGGAGCTCGCCGCGAACCTGCCGCTCACCGAAGGGGCCGAGACGCTCATCCGCGTCCTCAAGCGCCTGGGGTATCGCACGGCGGTCATCAGCGGTGGCTTTTCCGTGGCGGCCGAGGCCCTCCGTGCACGGCTGGGAATCGACTTCGCCTACTCGAACGTGCTGGAGGAGCGCGATGGCAAGCTCACCGGCCGCACGCTCGGGCCCATCGTCAACGCTCAGCGCAAGGCGGAGCTGCTGGAGACGTTGGCGCGCCAGGAGGGCATCTTGCTGGAGCAGGTCATCGCCGTGGGCGACGGCGCCAATGACTTGCGGATGCTGGAGCGGGCGGGACTGGGCATCGCGTTTCGCGCCAAGCCCCGGCTGCGCGAGGCCGCGGACACGTCCATCTCCGCGGGCGGACTCGACTCCATCCTGTATCTACTCGGGCTCACCGCGCGCGAGCTGCGCGAAGTGGGCTGA
- the kdsA gene encoding 3-deoxy-8-phosphooctulonate synthase, which produces MSLPIQLCGHPVGPGQRLFVIAGPDSIESEDMALRHAWMLKEITTRLNVPYAFKCSYDKANRTSGKSFRGPGLREGLRILARIRKEVGVPVLTDVHETSHVGPASEVVDIIQIPAFLCRQTDLVEAVAKTGKGVNLKKGQFVAPKDIVHSARKAFEAGNPNVLVTERGSSFGYNNLVVDMRGFSQMREAGLAVCFDATHSVQLPSAGNGETAGERKYVALLARAAAAAGIDALFTEVHEDPDRALCDGPCSLNPQMFEDVVRNVLNIRRVLGHEAG; this is translated from the coding sequence GTGAGCCTCCCCATCCAGCTCTGTGGTCACCCCGTGGGACCGGGCCAGCGCCTGTTCGTCATCGCGGGCCCGGACAGCATCGAGTCCGAGGACATGGCGCTGCGCCATGCCTGGATGCTCAAGGAGATCACCACCCGCCTGAACGTGCCGTACGCGTTCAAGTGCTCCTACGACAAGGCCAACCGGACGAGCGGCAAGTCCTTCCGCGGCCCCGGCCTCCGAGAGGGCTTGCGCATCCTCGCCCGCATCCGCAAGGAGGTCGGCGTCCCGGTCCTCACCGACGTCCATGAGACCAGCCACGTCGGGCCTGCCTCGGAAGTCGTGGATATCATCCAGATACCGGCGTTCCTCTGCCGGCAGACGGATTTGGTGGAAGCCGTGGCCAAGACAGGCAAGGGCGTGAACCTCAAGAAGGGCCAGTTCGTGGCCCCCAAGGACATCGTCCACTCGGCGCGCAAGGCGTTCGAGGCGGGCAACCCCAACGTCCTCGTCACCGAGCGCGGCTCCAGCTTCGGCTACAACAACCTCGTGGTGGACATGCGCGGCTTCAGCCAGATGCGCGAGGCCGGGCTCGCCGTCTGCTTTGACGCGACCCACTCGGTCCAGCTCCCCAGCGCCGGCAACGGTGAGACGGCGGGCGAGCGGAAGTACGTCGCCCTCCTCGCGCGCGCCGCCGCGGCCGCGGGGATTGACGCTTTGTTCACAGAAGTCCACGAAGACCCGGATCGTGCCCTCTGTGACGGTCCATGCTCCCTGAATCCCCAGATGTTCGAGGACGTGGTACGAAATGTGCTCAACATCCGCCGTGTGCTGGGGCACGAAGCTGGCTGA
- a CDS encoding aldo/keto reductase gives METRAFGRTGARVPVIGQGTWQMEDDDRAGAIRALRAGLDLGLTHLDTAELYGRGLVEETIVAEAIAGRRDEVFLVSKVMPSNATFSGTLAACERSLRRLRTDHLDCYLLHWPGSHPLEDTVRGFERLVRDGKIRAWGVSNFAVDELDEVLAIAGPDRIACNQVLYHLEERAIEHGVIPWCERHGVSVVGYSPFGNGRFPSPRSPGGRVLMDIAQDHDASPYQVALRFLVRRPSVFTIPKASREAHARDNAEAGNLHLTPNELRRIDEAFPLGAEPASLPVI, from the coding sequence ATGGAGACACGCGCATTCGGCCGGACGGGGGCTCGCGTTCCCGTCATCGGGCAGGGCACCTGGCAGATGGAGGACGACGACCGCGCGGGCGCCATTCGCGCGCTGCGCGCCGGCCTCGACTTGGGGTTGACGCATCTGGACACCGCGGAGCTGTATGGCCGCGGGCTCGTGGAGGAGACCATCGTCGCCGAGGCCATCGCGGGCCGGCGCGACGAGGTGTTCCTCGTGTCCAAGGTGATGCCGTCGAACGCCACGTTCTCTGGGACGCTGGCCGCGTGCGAGCGCAGCCTGCGTCGCCTGCGCACCGACCATCTCGATTGCTACCTGCTGCACTGGCCGGGCTCGCACCCGCTGGAGGACACCGTGCGGGGCTTCGAGCGGCTCGTGCGGGACGGGAAGATTCGCGCGTGGGGCGTGAGCAACTTCGCGGTCGATGAGCTGGACGAAGTGCTGGCGATCGCCGGGCCGGATCGCATCGCGTGCAATCAGGTGCTGTATCACCTGGAGGAGCGCGCCATCGAGCATGGCGTCATTCCCTGGTGCGAGCGCCACGGTGTTTCAGTGGTGGGCTACAGCCCCTTTGGCAACGGGCGCTTCCCGTCGCCGCGCAGCCCCGGGGGCCGCGTGCTGATGGACATCGCGCAGGACCATGACGCCTCGCCGTACCAGGTGGCGCTGCGCTTCCTCGTCCGCCGTCCTTCCGTCTTCACCATTCCCAAGGCCAGTCGTGAGGCCCATGCGCGCGACAACGCGGAGGCGGGGAACCTCCATCTCACGCCGAACGAGCTGCGGCGCATCGACGAGGCCTTTCCTCTGGGCGCCGAGCCCGCGAGCCTTCCGGTCATCTGA
- a CDS encoding ATP-binding cassette domain-containing protein: MQLARPEVPTLALATVFLMMGSGASLVYPQAIRVLVDEALGARDHALIDRAALIMMAVFVVQGVAIALRAYLFNTAGERIVVRLRQDLFRSLMNQEVAFFDAHRTGELTSRLASDTTVLQNTVSANISMALRNAAQAVGGLALLFYTSPKLALLMLGIVPPVAVGGVLYGRRLRGLSRKVQDAVSGASEVAEESLSGLRTVRSFAAEKAEVERYGSAIQRTYELARERAAQASIFIGLASSAGYGAVVVVLWYGGRLVTDGQLTMGALTSFLVYTMLMAFSLSALVDLWADFMRATGAAERVFELVDRVPTIPASGGERPATLDGRVEFQGVRFAYPSRPDVEVLQGIDLTLNPGEVVAVVGPSGAGKSTLASLMSRFYDPLQGHLRLDGKDLTTLDPEWLRRQLGMVAQEPLLFATSIAENIRYGRPEATDAQVEEAARAANAHDFIVRFPEGYRTLVGERGVQLSGGQKQRVAIARAVLKDPRLLVLDEATSALDAESEHLVKDALEKLMRGRTTLIIAHRLSTVASADRVLVLEHGRVVQSGNHAALMSEEGLYRRLVEKQVVAA; encoded by the coding sequence ATGCAGCTGGCCCGGCCGGAGGTGCCCACGCTGGCCTTGGCCACCGTCTTCCTGATGATGGGAAGTGGCGCGAGCCTCGTGTATCCGCAGGCCATCCGCGTGCTCGTGGACGAAGCGCTCGGCGCGCGCGACCACGCCCTCATCGATCGCGCGGCGCTCATCATGATGGCCGTCTTCGTGGTGCAGGGCGTGGCCATCGCGCTGCGGGCCTACCTCTTCAACACCGCGGGTGAGCGCATCGTGGTGCGGCTGCGCCAGGACCTCTTCCGCAGCTTGATGAATCAGGAAGTGGCCTTCTTCGACGCGCACCGCACCGGCGAGCTCACCAGCCGGCTCGCCTCGGACACCACCGTGCTGCAGAACACGGTGAGCGCGAACATCTCCATGGCGCTGCGCAACGCGGCCCAGGCGGTGGGCGGGCTCGCGCTGCTCTTCTACACCTCGCCCAAGCTCGCACTGTTGATGCTCGGCATCGTGCCACCCGTGGCGGTGGGCGGCGTGCTGTATGGCCGCCGGTTGCGGGGCCTGTCGCGCAAGGTGCAGGACGCGGTGTCCGGCGCCAGCGAGGTCGCCGAGGAGAGCCTCTCCGGCCTGCGCACGGTGCGCTCCTTCGCCGCGGAGAAGGCCGAGGTGGAGCGCTACGGCAGCGCCATCCAGCGCACGTACGAACTCGCCCGCGAGCGCGCCGCGCAGGCCTCCATCTTCATCGGCCTCGCCTCGAGCGCGGGCTACGGCGCCGTGGTGGTGGTGCTCTGGTACGGCGGCAGGTTGGTGACGGACGGCCAGCTCACCATGGGCGCGCTCACGTCGTTCCTCGTCTACACCATGCTGATGGCGTTCTCGCTCAGCGCGCTGGTGGACCTGTGGGCGGACTTCATGCGCGCCACGGGCGCCGCCGAGCGCGTCTTCGAGCTGGTGGACCGCGTGCCCACCATCCCCGCTTCGGGCGGCGAGCGCCCCGCCACGCTGGACGGCCGCGTGGAGTTCCAGGGCGTGCGCTTCGCCTATCCCTCGCGCCCGGACGTCGAGGTCCTCCAGGGCATCGACCTCACCCTCAACCCCGGCGAGGTCGTGGCGGTGGTGGGCCCGTCTGGCGCGGGCAAGTCCACCCTCGCCTCGCTGATGTCACGGTTCTATGACCCGCTGCAGGGTCATCTGCGGCTCGACGGCAAGGACCTCACCACGCTCGACCCGGAGTGGCTGCGTCGGCAGCTCGGCATGGTGGCGCAGGAGCCGCTGCTCTTCGCCACCTCCATCGCGGAGAACATCCGCTACGGCCGCCCGGAGGCCACCGACGCGCAAGTGGAAGAGGCCGCGCGCGCCGCCAATGCGCACGACTTCATCGTCCGCTTCCCAGAGGGCTATCGCACCCTGGTGGGCGAGCGAGGCGTCCAGCTCTCCGGTGGACAGAAGCAGCGCGTGGCCATCGCCCGCGCCGTCCTCAAGGACCCTCGCCTGCTCGTGCTCGACGAGGCCACCAGCGCCCTGGACGCCGAGAGCGAGCACCTGGTGAAGGACGCGCTGGAGAAGCTCATGCGCGGGCGCACCACGCTCATCATCGCCCACCGCCTCTCCACCGTGGCGAGCGCCGACCGCGTGCTGGTGCTGGAGCACGGCCGCGTGGTGCAGAGCGGCAACCACGCCGCGCTGATGTCCGAAGAGGGCCTCTACCGTCGCCTGGTGGAGAAGCAGGTCGTCGCCGCCTGA